One window from the genome of Toxotes jaculatrix isolate fToxJac2 chromosome 17, fToxJac2.pri, whole genome shotgun sequence encodes:
- the hltf gene encoding helicase-like transcription factor isoform X4: MFSRRWRFSWDRNTEVDLFTDRYESSAETLSQAIRAAASEEPDADGSVLFGHLQGTVVGLRYYTGVVNQGEMVGLVRQPQNPYDRNAVMVANIYGNQVGHIKRELAAAMAYVMDNNLAKVEGVVHSGTKNKFNMPVMLSFWGKEENKNAVIECMARRGYKLNTGGSKSAGANQTSHNSPWAHALASKKGLTIQLTAEELKNAFDNLFEGLMESKDGEKEAAKSVGTPLLLHQKQALSWMCARENKSALPPFWEKRGEMYYNTLTCFSAKEIPERVCGGILADDMGLGKTLTTIALILTNFHNGKPLPVEKCAEGSSPTKAKTKSQMSKLKGSSSASDGAGVSHVAAGPALPQAEVIGADTPDIVQITDESEKSTSKGKMKATKRKPKTPVLLEDMDFAAALGGLASDTAMKKKKTAKNATPTLSVESSIPESADDLSASATLIICPLSVLSNWLDQFEQHVRANVKLNLYLYYGSERNRSKKFLSSQDVVITTYNVLSADFGNKSPLHSISWLRVVLDEGHVIRNPNAQMSKAVLDLKAKRRWILSGTPIQNSVKDLWMLLAFLRLKPFDVREWWNRVIQRPVIQGDRGGLQNLQTLVRCITLRRTKSSEVNGRPLVSLPAKIVCVEQVELSQAEREEYELARNEGRNIIGRYVAEGTLLRNYADVLVILMRLRQHCCHPDLLAKASSELGATATPAELRERLIEKLRLVLASGSDEECSVCLDSVRLPVITHCAHVYCRPCIAQVISTEQTARCPLCRSEIKTSELVEFPQEEMEEGNSTNSERWRTSSKVQALMGNLLRLRCEDSSVKSLVVSQFTRFLTILETPLREEVVVIR; this comes from the exons TGGACCTCTTCACAGACCGCTATGAGAGCAGTGCAGAGACTCTCTCCCAGGCCATCAGAGCTGCAGCATCTGAGGAGCCGGATGCAGACGGCAGTGTGCTGTTTGGCCATCTGCAGGGCACTGTGGTCGGCCTCAGATATTATACAGGCGTG GTGAATCAAGGGGAAATGGTGGGATTAGTGCGACAGCCCCAGAATCCATACGACCGCAACGCAGTGATGGTCGCCAACATTTATGGCAACCAGGTGGGACACATCAAGCGGGAGCTGGCAGCAGCTATGGCCTACGTCATGGACAACAACTTGGCTAAAGTAGAGGG GGTGGTGCATTCGGGCACGAAAAACAAGTTTAATATGCCAGTGATGCTGTCTTTCTGGGGGAAAGAAGAGAACAAAAATGCAGTGATTGAATGTATGGCACGTCGTGGTTATAAGCTGAACACAGGTGGGAGCAAATCAGCAG gtGCAAATCAAACATCACATAATAGTCCATGGGCTCATGCACTGGCATCTAAAAAAGGTTTGACCATCCAACTAACTGCGGAGGAG ctgaaGAATGCATTTGATAATCTGTTTGAAGGCTTGATGGAGAGTAAAGACGGCGAGAAAGAAGCAGCCAAG tCTGTGGGTACTCCCCTCCTGCTTCACCAGAAGCAGGCGCTGTCCTGGATGTGTGCTCGAGAAAACAAATCTGCGCTGCCACCCTTCTGGGAGAAGAGAGGCGAGATGTACTACAACACCCTCACATGTTTCTCTGCCAAGGAAATACCAGAGAGAGTTTGTGGGGGAATACTGGCAGATGACATGGGACtg ggaaAAACTCTGACAACCATCGCTCTGATCCTCACCAACTTTCACAATGGAAAGCCACTGCCTGTGGAGAAATGT GCAGAAGGGTCTTCACCTACCAAAGCCAAAACTAAATCACAGATGTCCAAACTGAAAG GAAGCAGCAGTGCGAGTGATGGAGCAGGAGTGAGTCATGTAGCTGCTGGCCCAGCCCT TCCCCAGGCAGAGGTGATCGGTGCTGATACACCAGACATAGTACAGATAACAGATGAGTCAGAAAAAA GTACGAGCAAAGGAAAGATGAAAGCCACCAAGCGAAAGCCCA AGACCCCTGTATTGCTGGAAGATATGGACTTTGCTGCAGCCCTGGGTGGCTTAGCATCAGATACAGccatgaagaaaaagaaaactgccaAGAATGCCACTCCCACACTGA GTGTGGAATCCTCCATCCCTGAAAGCGCAGATGATTTGTCAGCTAGTGCAACTCTCATCATCTGCCCGCTCTCTGTGCTCAGCAACTGGCTG gacCAGTTTGAGCAGCATGTGCGTGCCAATGTGAAGCTAAACTTGTACCTGTATTACGGCTCAGAGCGCAACAGGAGCAAGAAGTTTTTGTCCTCCCAGGACGTGGTGATCACCACCTACAACGTTCTGTCTGCCGACTTTGGG AATAAGAGCCCCCTCCACAGTATCAGTTGGCTGAGGGTCGTGCTGGATGAAGGACATGTCATAAGAAACCCAAACGCACAGATGAGTAAGGCCGTGCTCGACCTGAAAGCTAAGCGGCGCTGGATTCTTTCGG GGACTCCTATCCAGAACAGTGTGAAAGACCTGTGGATGCTGCTGGCTTTCTTGCGTCTGAAGCCATTCGATGTGAGAGAGTGGTGGAACAGAGTGATCCAGAGACCCGTTATTCAAGGAGACAGAGGCGGCCTGCA GAACCTTCAGACCCTGGTGAGGTGCATCACCCTGCGGCGGACCAAGAGCAGTGAGGTGAATGGGCGCCCCCTGGTGTCTCTGCCTGCGAAGATCGTATGTGTGGAACAGGTGGAGCTCAGCCAGGCGGAGAGAGAGGAGTACGAGCTGGCACGCAATGAGGGAAGGAACATAATTGGCag ATATGTTGCAGAAGGGACCCTGCTGAGGAATTACGCTGACGTGTTGGTCATCCTGATGAGGCTTCGACAGCACTGCTGCCACCCTGATCTACTGGCAAAGGCGTCCTCAGAGTTGG GTGCTACAGCAACACCTGCAGAGCTGCGGGAGCGTCTGATAGAGAAACTGCGGTTGGTGTTGGCCAGCGGCTCTGACGAGGAGTGCTCTGTGTGCCTGGATTCAGTCCGTCTCCCTGTCATTACACACTGCGCCCACGTTTACTGCCGGCCCTGCATCGCCCAGGTCATCAGCACTGAGCAG acGGCGCGCTGTCCTCTCTGTCGAAGTGAGATCAAGACCAGTGAGCTGGTGGAGTTTCCACAGGAAGAAATGGAGGAAGGGAACAGTACAAATTCTGAGAGGTGGAGGACAAGCTCAAAG GTGCAGGCACTGATGGGAAACCTGCTCAGGCTGCGATGTGAAGACAGCAGCGTTAAGTCTCTGGTCGTCTCTCAGTTTACACGTTTCCTCACCATACTGGAGACTCCACtcag GGAGGAAGTAGTAGTTATAAGGTGA